Part of the Raphanus sativus cultivar WK10039 unplaced genomic scaffold, ASM80110v3 Scaffold3749, whole genome shotgun sequence genome, TTCTAATCTCTTGACATGACTCGGGACATCGCAATTGTAAAAGACAATAACATCTTTCTCCTTGAGATTCTTCTCCTTGACGAAACCATTCCATCCTCTGGTGAAGACAAAGCTCTGGCTACTTCTCCAGTAACAATACCTAAATTTCCACTGTCTCATCGTACTGTCATAAAACACAACCTCAACATCGTCCACAGCTTCACCCTCTTCTTGGTCGTCGCTTATGAATGGTAAATGCTTCACTGCATACTTTTTTGGTATCACAAGCCTATTCAGTTTCCCAACGTCGCTAGGTGTCAGTTCCTTGTGAAAAAGTTGTGTGCAAGAGAAACACTTGTTTGATTCTTGACTCTGTTTGAATCCCATGGTGTTGAAGTTGGCCATCCGAGATCTCGACATGACATGATCTCTGAACTTGTGTAGGTAAGAACCGTCTCTGATCATGTTCAACACAGCTTCCGTTGTGTAGAGGATTTGAAAGTCCGGTTCGTGGACCGTGATTTCAGACCAAGGGAAGTTCCGGTGCGAGTTAGCGTCAAAGCCTCGGAGCTTGATAGATGCGCTATCGTAAGCAGCTGCGGCTTCAGCAGCGGAATTAAAAGTCCCGAGCCAGATCCTCCGGTGTTCTGCGTATATCTGAGCACCCCAATGACCGTTCTGCTGCTGAACCACacctttgtattttgttttcgCCGTGTTGGACAAGGCAGTTcttgtggttgttgagataGTAGGTTTCATGTGTTCCAGGACAGAGTTACTTGAGCCTGAAGTCTCTGTTGTTGTCTTGGCTTCATTGCTTATCTCGTGGAGGATAACCATCGCTAAaagatacaaaaacaaaacaagtccAAGAGACAGAGAGGTTTATACGGCAGAGAAGCAAAACGAAAATAGAGTAGTATTTTGAAGAAGAGATTTGAAAGCAATATTATGTTTACATGTTGTAGCATCATTATCGTTGATTCTTTAGAATGTTATAGTTTCCATACTTGTTCTTGTTTCTAGTTTTTTGACAGCGTAATTTATTACATCAGAAGCTGTTAGTGGTAAGTTACCTTGTTAATGAGATTCTTTTTTGTCAGATTTATTTTCTTGGTAGAAAGTAAACTTTCCTTGAGGATTACGACAGCAAATATTTATGttaacaatttttgttttgatttatgttaacaatttttgttttgatcttaATTTAGTCATAAGTAGCTGCTCTAATATCACTATGTCATGCCATGtggtttcttgtttttttttttctggttctTGTTACCTCTAAAAAAACTATTGATCAACACTTGACagtttatttacttttttttggctaaaaacAGTTTATCTACTTAAAAACAGTTTATCTACTTAAAAACagtttatctatttttattccAACTAAGGGTGAAAGACACTGCAAGTAAAATGAATTATACGTATCATaggttataacaaaaaaaaaaaaatatatatatatatataaacaagaaAAGAACCATATATTGTGTGCAAATATATGAAAGATACCTATAAATATTGCTACAAGACGAATACATTAAAAACAACTTCGTGTATATATTTGTTGGTATCTtaactaataaagttgagttttttttctctttggggGAAAAATTGCCATGTGgcattttccttttaataattaattttttttctcaattttatttaatgtgtttttgtattaattgttattaggtgttagtttatttttgttattgacaatttattacaatgatgttttaattttagattgaaagtttaatttattatgactTTTGTGTCTTGATTTTCTTTAGATTTCATAAttcttatgttacatattttttaaaaataattttaaactatttcttaatattttgtatgtcaaataaaaatacaaaaatggaaactgaagttaattattttcaaaaaaaattaaacataaaatatatacatatccatactattacttta contains:
- the LOC130506869 gene encoding AP2/ERF and B3 domain-containing transcription factor At1g51120-like, which encodes MVILHEISNEAKTTTETSGSSNSVLEHMKPTISTTTRTALSNTAKTKYKGVVQQQNGHWGAQIYAEHRRIWLGTFNSAAEAAAAYDSASIKLRGFDANSHRNFPWSEITVHEPDFQILYTTEAVLNMIRDGSYLHKFRDHVMSRSRMANFNTMGFKQSQESNKCFSCTQLFHKELTPSDVGKLNRLVIPKKYAVKHLPFISDDQEEGEAVDDVEVVFYDSTMRQWKFRYCYWRSSQSFVFTRGWNGFVKEKNLKEKDVIVFYNCDVPSHVKRLEGQSNSFLMIDVDHKGFVAPKEENKLVHSEEMKTEDLFKADEETKPEEEKKGGFMLFGVRIQ